One window from the genome of Faecalibacterium sp. HTF-F encodes:
- a CDS encoding phosphatase PAP2 family protein produces the protein MTAEHYHALHSWMDAHPAVSRCVVALDRWLPLIPFVCYPVLLCLLNVRLFHLLGSQAALDFMVTIARAVFVPGFTFWGGTILRDKLNLPRPYEQPGFEPLRRKETKGHSFPSRHALSAAVLAMVWMYFYPKAGWAMVGITVLICIGRVLTGVHHIRDVVGGAVLGFALGYAGMWLL, from the coding sequence TTGACTGCAGAACATTATCACGCCCTGCACAGCTGGATGGATGCCCATCCCGCTGTCAGCCGCTGTGTGGTGGCGCTGGACCGCTGGCTGCCGCTCATCCCCTTTGTATGCTACCCCGTGCTGCTTTGCCTGCTGAATGTCCGGCTGTTCCATCTGCTGGGCAGTCAGGCTGCGCTGGACTTTATGGTGACCATTGCGCGTGCGGTGTTCGTACCGGGGTTCACCTTCTGGGGCGGCACCATCCTGCGCGATAAGCTCAATCTGCCCCGCCCCTATGAGCAGCCCGGCTTTGAGCCCTTGCGCCGCAAGGAAACAAAGGGACACTCCTTTCCCTCTCGTCATGCGCTGAGCGCCGCCGTGCTGGCCATGGTGTGGATGTACTTCTACCCGAAAGCCGGCTGGGCGATGGTGGGCATCACCGTGCTCATCTGCATCGGCCGGGTGCTGACCGGCGTGCATCACATCCGGGATGTCGTCGGCGGAGCCGTGCTGGGTTTTGCGTTGGGCTATGCGGGCATGTGGCTGCTGTAA
- a CDS encoding metallophosphoesterase family protein: MKILAISDVPSKALWDYGTREHLEGIDLILSCGDLPQKYLEYLTNFTAAPILYVHGNHDGSYRENEPGGCICVDDSVYVWKGLRIMGLGGSIRYNNREDSFQYTEREMRRRAHKLSRRAHQVGGIDLLLTHSPAAGLNDSTDRAHKGFECFNDLMDEYEPQWFVHGHVHLNYDAKLPRVCARGGTTVINATERYVFEIPDPDPEIQNHPFWKKWFGV, translated from the coding sequence GTGAAAATTCTTGCAATTTCGGATGTGCCCTCTAAAGCGCTGTGGGATTACGGTACCCGGGAACATCTGGAGGGGATCGACCTGATCCTTTCCTGCGGAGACCTGCCGCAGAAGTATCTGGAATACCTTACAAACTTTACAGCAGCCCCTATTTTGTATGTCCACGGCAACCACGACGGCAGCTACCGCGAAAATGAGCCCGGCGGCTGCATCTGTGTGGACGACAGCGTTTATGTGTGGAAGGGCCTGCGCATCATGGGGCTGGGCGGCAGCATCCGCTACAACAACCGGGAGGACAGCTTTCAGTATACGGAACGGGAAATGCGCCGCCGTGCGCACAAGCTCTCGCGCAGGGCTCATCAGGTGGGCGGCATCGATCTGCTGCTGACCCATTCGCCGGCAGCGGGTCTGAATGATAGTACAGACCGCGCCCACAAGGGGTTTGAATGCTTCAACGATCTGATGGACGAATACGAGCCGCAGTGGTTCGTACACGGGCATGTGCACCTGAACTATGATGCCAAGCTGCCGCGCGTGTGCGCCCGCGGCGGGACGACGGTCATCAATGCCACGGAGCGCTATGTGTTTGAGATCCCGGACCCGGACCCTGAGATCCAGAACCACCCGTTCTGGAAAAAGTGGTTTGGGGTATAA
- a CDS encoding BMP family ABC transporter substrate-binding protein, producing MLEDYKNALKSGQRAYRACVARGQSPYLAVLDDILVNVNIVAQEPLGLVEIPAESIVGTKTSGRHTAFAPNFMPLLEPDTEFAGKWSNLCDAHLDEGIHTPIIAYEFLNKFYVQEGNKRVSVLKYFDAVRIAGTVTRLVPERNDSLENRIYYEFLDFYKLSKVNDVHFSRLGGYAKLQTLVCKASGESWTDDDRLSFSSFYTMFRQQFLALGGGGLNLTAGDAMLVYLSVYRYADACESTPSQMKQNLEKLWDEVKVLTEPQAVALSLEPKQGPGEPLLAKLNIFTKPSELKVVFLHEHNAENSAWVRAHDKGIEALQQAFPDRVFITRKENIEPEVDAEQVLEDVAHDNADVVFTSSARMHTACLKVAAQHPKTRILNCSLNAPHPLVRTYYPRMYEVTYLLGMLAGVMAKTDRVGYVAANPVYGIPAAVNAFAQGLKTVRPEAKVVLRWACLQDPAHPLDFSDRQDVEIFYARDNREPEGTHRDYGLVRRMPDGSLQPLGLPVWRWDTFYIEIVRSIFDGAWDSDAAGARAVNYWWGMRSGAEEIDYNKDLPAGTLQLLDLMEKMLHEDDLRIFPEDLFAQGHVLHSPEATLYSPKELMEMDWLDECVEGGLPHYDELDVKTHTLMSINGLNTLKGFVK from the coding sequence ATGCTGGAAGATTACAAGAACGCACTGAAGAGCGGCCAGCGTGCTTACCGCGCCTGCGTGGCGCGCGGCCAGTCGCCGTATCTGGCGGTGTTGGACGATATTCTGGTCAATGTGAACATTGTGGCGCAGGAGCCGCTGGGCCTTGTGGAGATCCCGGCGGAAAGCATCGTCGGCACAAAGACCAGCGGCCGTCACACCGCCTTTGCACCGAACTTTATGCCCCTGCTGGAGCCGGACACCGAGTTTGCAGGCAAGTGGTCGAACCTCTGCGATGCGCATTTGGACGAGGGCATCCACACTCCCATCATCGCCTACGAGTTCCTGAACAAATTCTATGTCCAGGAAGGCAACAAGCGGGTATCGGTGCTCAAGTATTTTGATGCGGTCAGGATCGCGGGCACGGTCACGCGGCTCGTCCCGGAACGGAACGACAGTCTGGAAAACCGTATCTACTACGAATTTCTGGATTTTTACAAGCTCTCCAAGGTTAACGATGTGCATTTCTCCCGTCTGGGGGGTTACGCAAAACTGCAGACGCTGGTGTGCAAGGCCAGCGGAGAAAGCTGGACGGATGATGACCGGCTGAGCTTTTCCTCCTTCTATACCATGTTCCGCCAGCAGTTTCTGGCTCTGGGCGGCGGCGGATTGAATCTGACTGCCGGCGATGCCATGCTGGTGTATCTGTCGGTCTACCGTTACGCGGACGCCTGCGAGAGCACGCCCAGCCAGATGAAGCAGAATCTGGAAAAGCTGTGGGATGAAGTGAAGGTGCTCACCGAGCCGCAGGCCGTGGCCCTTTCGCTGGAGCCGAAGCAGGGCCCCGGCGAACCGCTGCTGGCAAAGCTGAACATCTTTACAAAGCCCAGCGAGCTGAAGGTGGTGTTTCTGCACGAGCACAACGCCGAAAACAGCGCATGGGTACGCGCCCACGACAAGGGCATCGAAGCGCTGCAGCAGGCGTTCCCGGACCGGGTATTCATCACCCGCAAAGAGAACATCGAGCCCGAGGTGGATGCGGAGCAGGTGCTGGAGGATGTGGCCCACGACAATGCCGACGTGGTGTTCACCTCAAGTGCCCGGATGCATACCGCCTGCCTGAAGGTGGCGGCCCAGCACCCCAAGACCCGCATCCTGAACTGCTCGCTCAACGCGCCGCATCCGCTGGTGCGCACCTACTATCCCCGCATGTATGAAGTGACCTATCTGCTGGGAATGCTGGCCGGCGTGATGGCAAAGACCGACCGCGTGGGCTATGTGGCGGCAAACCCGGTGTATGGCATCCCAGCGGCGGTAAATGCCTTTGCGCAGGGCCTGAAGACCGTGCGGCCGGAGGCAAAAGTGGTGCTGCGCTGGGCCTGCCTGCAGGACCCGGCGCATCCGCTGGATTTCTCCGACCGGCAGGATGTGGAGATCTTCTATGCCCGCGATAACCGCGAGCCGGAAGGCACCCATCGGGATTACGGCCTTGTGCGCCGCATGCCGGACGGCAGCTTGCAGCCGCTGGGCCTGCCCGTGTGGCGGTGGGATACGTTTTATATCGAGATCGTGCGTTCCATTTTTGACGGTGCATGGGACAGCGATGCTGCCGGTGCCCGGGCGGTGAATTACTGGTGGGGCATGCGCAGCGGTGCAGAGGAGATCGATTACAACAAAGACCTGCCCGCAGGCACCCTGCAGCTGCTGGATCTGATGGAAAAGATGCTGCACGAGGATGATCTGCGCATCTTCCCGGAAGATCTGTTCGCGCAGGGGCATGTGCTGCACTCGCCGGAAGCCACCCTCTACAGCCCCAAGGAGCTGATGGAGATGGACTGGCTGGACGAATGCGTGGAAGGCGGATTGCCCCACTACGATGAGCTGGATGTCAAAACCCATACGCTGATGTCCATTAACGGCCTCAACACCCTGAAAGGATTTGTAAAATAA
- a CDS encoding cell envelope biogenesis protein TolA produces the protein MANKKKQDEALAAVQAQTEENGLSAAQSGYSAAGLGSRSEVENALANASYKPSQTVTSAENALKEWQTNRPDDYESRYQDKIDQLLGQLLQRGSFQYSYTKDPLYRQYEQNYLQNAHNASADAAAQAAALTGGYGSSYAASVAQQAYQQQIGALSSAIPTLYSLALDTYTSGGNELVSQLDQLNSSEQDAQQLYNDRLSDYYTQLQQKGEAYNNAYAQDYGQYQDYLNQLGTLHDYYSAQEQQQAARRQQTFNNVVTALGVLGDVVQIALSGTTGLGSMVSGLLNTGYNIYSGNRQYEADRADTQWNQQLQERQYQDSLRQQLYENEASEREYQDKLNQQKFNNDVTSQKLNIAMGEWNLKKNNAAQKASRAGSAASGTVASGSAGSGSSSGTANRSTSSATRLSSDTSRNVTVPYMAMLMRSQGKNDTSISSALRRDGYSSAEIAQILQQMKR, from the coding sequence CAAACAAAAAGAAACAGGACGAAGCGCTTGCTGCGGTGCAGGCACAGACGGAGGAAAATGGTCTGTCGGCGGCGCAAAGCGGTTATTCGGCTGCGGGACTGGGCAGCCGCTCGGAGGTGGAAAATGCACTGGCAAATGCCAGCTATAAGCCCAGTCAGACGGTGACGAGTGCAGAGAATGCCCTGAAGGAATGGCAGACGAACCGCCCCGACGACTACGAGAGCCGCTATCAGGACAAGATCGACCAGCTTCTGGGCCAGTTGCTGCAGCGTGGGAGCTTCCAGTACAGCTACACCAAAGACCCGCTCTACCGTCAGTACGAGCAGAACTATCTGCAGAACGCCCACAACGCCAGTGCGGATGCTGCGGCACAGGCGGCAGCACTGACCGGAGGCTACGGCTCCAGCTATGCCGCAAGTGTGGCGCAGCAGGCATACCAGCAGCAGATCGGCGCGCTGAGCAGTGCCATCCCTACGCTGTACAGTCTGGCGCTGGACACCTATACCAGCGGCGGCAACGAGCTGGTGAGCCAGCTGGACCAGCTGAACAGCAGTGAGCAGGATGCACAGCAGCTGTACAACGACCGGCTGTCGGATTACTACACCCAGCTGCAGCAGAAGGGCGAAGCCTACAACAATGCATATGCGCAGGACTACGGACAGTATCAGGACTACCTGAACCAGCTGGGCACGCTGCACGACTACTACAGCGCACAGGAGCAGCAGCAGGCAGCACGGCGCCAGCAGACGTTCAACAATGTGGTGACTGCACTGGGTGTACTGGGCGATGTGGTGCAGATCGCCCTCAGCGGCACCACGGGTCTGGGTTCCATGGTCAGTGGACTGCTGAACACCGGCTACAACATCTATTCCGGCAACCGCCAGTACGAGGCAGACCGTGCCGACACCCAGTGGAACCAGCAGCTGCAGGAGCGGCAGTATCAGGACAGCCTGAGGCAGCAGCTCTATGAAAATGAGGCCAGCGAGCGGGAATATCAGGACAAGCTCAATCAGCAGAAGTTCAACAACGATGTCACCAGCCAGAAGCTGAACATTGCAATGGGCGAGTGGAATCTGAAAAAGAACAATGCGGCCCAGAAGGCCAGCCGGGCGGGCAGTGCGGCATCCGGCACGGTGGCTTCCGGCAGCGCGGGCAGCGGCAGCTCTTCCGGTACGGCCAACCGCAGCACAAGCAGCGCCACCCGTCTGAGCAGCGACACCTCTCGGAACGTGACGGTGCCCTACATGGCGATGCTGATGCGCAGTCAGGGCAAAAATGATACCAGCATCAGCAGTGCGCTGCGCAGGGATGGCTATTCCAGTGCAGAGATCGCGCAGATCCTGCAGCAGATGAAGCGCTGA
- a CDS encoding DUF1643 domain-containing protein yields the protein MQTEQIPVLKADEYPGGIWYYEPHTYQPYRYVLGRVGRHPLVCIGINPSTAQPGALDPTLKSVERLAAANGFDSWIMFNVYPQRATDPNDMDRVPDRALCDENLRWLRAVLAQTEPTMWAAWGTLIEKRDYLPGLMREMVALTREREIPWVTFGRRSKKGHPHHPLYLRKDSTPEPFDVENYLDTCF from the coding sequence ATGCAGACCGAACAGATCCCCGTTCTCAAGGCCGACGAATACCCCGGCGGCATCTGGTATTACGAGCCCCATACATACCAGCCCTACCGCTATGTGCTAGGCCGTGTGGGCCGGCACCCGCTGGTGTGCATCGGCATCAACCCCAGCACCGCACAGCCCGGCGCACTGGACCCTACCCTGAAAAGTGTGGAGCGTCTTGCCGCCGCCAACGGCTTTGACAGCTGGATCATGTTCAATGTATATCCCCAGCGCGCCACCGACCCAAACGATATGGACCGCGTGCCGGACCGTGCCCTGTGCGACGAAAATCTGCGCTGGCTCCGGGCAGTTCTGGCCCAGACCGAACCCACCATGTGGGCGGCATGGGGCACCCTGATCGAAAAGCGGGACTACCTGCCCGGCCTGATGCGGGAAATGGTCGCCCTGACCCGGGAAAGGGAGATCCCATGGGTCACCTTTGGCCGGCGCAGCAAAAAGGGACATCCCCATCATCCGCTGTATCTGCGCAAGGATTCCACCCCGGAACCCTTTGATGTGGAAAACTATCTGGATACCTGCTTTTGA